One Miscanthus floridulus cultivar M001 unplaced genomic scaffold, ASM1932011v1 fs_353_2_3, whole genome shotgun sequence genomic window, AACAAAACAACCTCTCCTTCACTAAACACCCAAGTTATCGTCcaaaattctcaaaaaaaaaaaaaaaaaaaaaaaaaactgggatGTTCCGGCGATACAAACAGTTGAATCCAGTAGGCTCACATTCGTTTGCAGACTTCAAAGTACGATCAAAAAGGGAAGGAGTAAACTGCAAGATTGGGAAAAGTAGGGAGAGGAAAATAGGAGATTGGCCTCACGTGGGCGGCGAAGGGACGGGTTAGCGCCTCGATGGCCGGGCTGTGCGCCCCTTCCTCGGCGAGGTGCCTTCGTTTCAGCAACCGCAGGGCGCGCCGGATCGCCGCCCTACCAGCCTCGGCCTCGGCCATCGTCCTGCACACACCCGGCAACAACAGCAAAGCGTCCCCCTCGTGTCAGGCAAACAGCAAAGAAGAAATAAACTGGGCTAGCTGCCGAGTTGAAGGATTCCTCACATTCTCCCGTGGATTTCGGCAGCAGCAGGCGAGAAGGAGGCTGCGCGTCCGGTGGCTTCAGTTCTCGGTCAGGGCGGCTCGGTTCCGCTCTTCGTTGAAGACTAGTCGAAACTAGAAGAAAGAGGAACACGAAGAAGCGGAGGCGGCATCCGGACCCGCAAGTGGACTCGGACTCGTGCTGGATAGCGTGGGCCCATACATGGGCCTTCGTCCCAAGCCCAATAAGTGAACTGGGCCGATGGGCAAAAGGAATATCCCGGTCTTGGGGGCCACGCATGGttttcttctcctcttcctccgcTGCCTCGCTTCCCGGCGAAAGCAtcggccgccgcctcctcctcaccCACCCAACGGGCGCATTGGTTGGCTGTTTCCCTCTCCCCGGACCCCTGCCGTCCTGCGCGATCAAGGTTGCCCGGGCACCTCGCTGTCGTCGAGTCTGAACCGTGCTGCGCCGCAGAGGGAAGTGAGTGAGATAGAAAGAGGGGAAAGGAAAATCAGATATAATGGCGGTTGCCGTCCTGCTGCGCCAGAGGACGCTCTCGTCGCCCCACGCGGTCTCCTCGTGCCGAAATGGTACGTACTACCTTGGGAGGTTGGATCCTTGGGCGTTGCGTATGGTGGTTGGTCGGTTTGTTTGTTCTTTTGGTTGGGGGTCCGGTGCCATGTGTTTGGTGGAATGCCAAAACCAAACGCGCCCTCTGCAGACATTACCGACCAGTGGTGGTATCAGTGGTAGTCTCTATTTGCAGGTTATTAGTAGCATCACTGTGTTATGTTTCATGTTTGATTGGATAAATGAGCAGTTGGAAAAGGCGATAATTTTCTTGTTCGGTTGTGATTGTagtattcttttcttttctgatgAATAGAGCATAGCTTTGAAGAAATTTATCATACTAGGAACAAGAAATTGTGGTCTCAGTTTTGGTGTATATGGCATGTATGGAAAGGACAGCACAGTGCTGTATCGTGGTTATGCTATTATTTCATACTTCTTTGCCTTGTACTTTAAAATTTGCTTTAGTACTTCACTTTGTTCCAGTGTCAAAGCCACTGGTGGTTCTATCCATTATACATTGTTCTTACATATCTAAGAATTGCTTTTCTGTCTAACAAGCTCCATACTCTGTACAGTTGTATATACTTGTGGCCTTTTTTCCAATTCTGATCTACACTCAATGGTGAATTCTACTAATTTGAGATTTTGGAGGACCTACCATAACTCTGGGAAGTTTGATTTGACTGATCTGACGTAAGAATCAATACGTATCCTATTGACTTGtgtaaaattcaaatttttcctTGCATATTCAAGTTTGGGTGTATAAATTTCATGCATTTTGTACCATAATACCTTCAACACAATCCATTCCTTGACTCCTAAAGTAACCTTCCAGTCCGGGATGCTGTTACTGTTACCCAGCATTATTCACCATAACACAAACACAAAAAAAAGTCCAATATATAGTAAGTTATTATAGTGTCTTGAATTATGAGTACAGTTCAAAATAACTGGGAGGCACTTATATTGTAGTTTGTGTAGTTCTCCCTAGCAATAATCATGCCTTTTCTTTTATTGGAATGGTCCAATGGTTATACTGAAAGGGTAATGTGAACCTAAGGGTTATTTGCATGCTAGCATGTAGCAGCCCATCTTCTCATTTATTTTCCCATGTAAACTTCAATTAAGCTATGTGCTACCTCGGACAACAGGCATCCTCATATCTGGTACCCTAAAGCCCGAGAAAAGAAGCGTAATGTGTTTTTACATGTTGGCCCTACAAACAGTGGGAAAACTTATAGTGCTCTCAAGAGACTAGAAGCCAGCTCTTCAGGTACTATTTTGATCAACATGTACTAAGGAATGTACTGTTACCATGGTTGCTGAGTTCTCTTCAATTTTTGTAGGTGTGTACTGTGGACCTCTGAGATTGTTAGCAAGAGAGATAGCCCAAAGGTTAAACAAAGTTAACATCCCTTGTAACTTGATTACTGGACAAGAAAGGGACGAAATTGAAGGTGCAAAACATAGCTCATTGACAGTTGAGATGGCTGATGTGACAACTGACTATCAATGTGCTATTATTGATGAAATTCAGGTACTTAAAGTAACACTCATTTGTAGACTGCTAGGATGGGATACCAGAGATGTCTATAAATAACTACAAATAGTAAGCTAGAGGCTTgtgtatttgattttattttttaataaatgATCAAAACAATTGTGTTTCTCACTGTCAATAAAGAGTTATTTGGAACATCCCCCATCATTCTAATTTTGTCTTATTCCATGGAATAGATGGTTGGTTGTAAATCAAGGGGTTATTCGTTCACACGTGCACTTCTGGggctttgttcagatgaacttcaTGTCTGTGGTGACCCAGCTGCTGTTCCCCTTATCCAGCGAATTCTTGAAGCTACTGGTGATGTAGTTACGGTAATCTAGATGAACTAACCAAATGGACAATAGTGCTACAAGCGAACTTATATATTATTTATTCTTTTGTCCATATATCGTAGTTGTGAATTTGAAGTGTGTTAAGGTTGCCAAGCCATGTTACTCTGCTAGTATACTGCCATTATGAAGTTAGATTTCTTGACATGGACAGACCGTTTTTTTGTACAAGAAAGAGATATGATGTAGTTACCTATTATGTGATGAAACATCAACAATATCTGTATCTTGCAAGACTTAGTTGACTTTAAGCTTAAGTATTTCAAATTATCTCCACGCTGGCTTAAGATATGCAACACTTTTCTGACATTGTCACGTACTCAAATATGGCTTCGTTCACATTTATATATGTTGAATATCATATTTCGTGGATAACACCATCTGTCATACTACTCAATTAGGCCCTTGCCCTACTTGTGGCATGTTTGGATCTCATTCTCATAGTGATTCTAGATAGTGATATGGAATCTGGATTCTAGATTAAACAAATGAGGGGTGTTTGAATCTCATTCTCATAATGATTATTGCCTTCGTATAGTGAAAATCTTTAAATAGTAGgggtttttttttctcgaatacgcaggagagctgcgtatcattgtattaagagaGGAAAAAATGGTCCCGTTTGGATAGATAGTTAAGTGTTTGGATCTCATTCTCATTTTTCTTAggagatccaaacagggccttagattGTAACTATCTTGTCTAGTACCTCCTGTGATCACATATAAGTGGCATGGACATTGCCGCATTCTCCAAAATACAAGTTTTAACCACTATTATCAATTTTAATATGTTTAAATCTTTCTAAGAAAATATTTATCAATGCAGTACTTTCGTGTGCTTGATCTAATGTTAATAAATGTTGACCGTTGTAAAAAATCACAACTATAGAGTAAACCCATCTGGGAACctccttaggccttgtttggatgcatgtgtatccacctcaatccacatgtgctggagtggaatggaatggaattgaATTCTAgttcactccaatccacttcaacacatgtggattgagatgaatacatgcgcatcctaaacaaggccttaatggGAAGATAACGTGCAGTCTTATGCAGCTCTGGTTGGTGGTATGCTAttatgctgctcttttgtatatgCAAAGAATATCCAAGTGGATTTCCAAATGAATTTGTTGTTCTgcataatactccctccgttccaaattataagtcgttctgaGTTTtctatatgtatctagacataagtgTCGATCTATATGCATAGCAAATTTATGTATATAGAAAAGCAAGAATGAGTTATAATTTGGTATGGAGGGAGTAATTTTCTTTTCCTTGATAATGCTAAAGTACTGATGCAAGCATATAATGAATGTTATCAGGCAAATATCCAAATTTACAGATCCTATGTTGTTGAGCAGGTTCAATATTATGAGAGACTATCTCCTTTGGTTCCTCTGAAGTCTCCACTTGGGTCTTTCTCTAACATCAAGGCAGGAGATTGTTTAGTAACATTTTCAAGACGTGGAATTTATACTCTCAAGGTTAGTATGGTTCAACTGGCCATTGCAGAATTGCTTCATATATCAAGCATTTGCATGATGTACTCCACATATCTAAGAAATAAACATAACATGTCCTTCAAAGTTCttgaaaaacataaaacaaaTACAGTAAAGCCTAGGAAATGAGCAAAATCAGACATCTGAGGATAGTAGTTGTTTCTATTAGCAACCATCAAAGTATGTTTGTTTTCCGTATGCTTTTCATAAGCCTTGCCAATTGAATACTCCATGTAAACTGAAGTCTGTGAAACAGATAATTCAAATCCACAACCATAAAAAGAGTGGACCCATTAAACCAGGGGCAGATCCAATGCACAAAGATCAAGGACCAGCAACGGAGTTACCACGACAACGCCTGCTAACTTTTTTCCCTATGTCTGCACATTAAAACCCTGAAAACACATCCTTGTATTGATCTACAGATAACAGATTAGAATTAATTATCAGTAAAAAGATATCCAGTAGATGAAGTGAATATGAAGTTTCTGGCACCTTTCTTATTTTGCAAATTTTCATGCATTCAGAAAAGAATTGAAAGGGAGGGAAAACATCTTTGCTCTGTGGTCTATGGTTCATTGCCACCAGAAACTCGAACAAAGCAGGTATTTGCTTACATCTGGGTATTTACTGTCATACTATACTATTGTACTTTTGCCTCATTGATGCCACACGTTCCATATGTTAAGATGAATAGCAGCATGTGTAAGATGTTACTTGGGTAATACTCAATGATAATCATACAGGGCCATCCAGTATTGATGCTGGACTTTAAAGTACACAGCCAACCAGTTTTTTCTTGGTTTGCGCAATTAATGCCATAACCCACAAGCTCATAATTTTAGCCAGGATTTCAAGATTTTGTGAGTCATGTTTGTAGTCTTTTTTTTTGGTCATAAAAGTAACCTTGTTGGTGGTCATGCGTGAATTAACCTATTCCTTAAGCTTGCAGGCGACAATGTTCAATGATGATACCAGTGACCTTAATGTGCTAGTAGCTAGTGATGCTATTGGAATGGGTCTTAATCTGAACATTTCCAGAATTATTTTCTCTACAATGATGAAGTTTGACGGTTTCTAC contains:
- the LOC136531441 gene encoding ATP-dependent RNA helicase SUV3, mitochondrial-like; this encodes MAVAVLLRQRTLSSPHAVSSCRNVVYTCGLFSNSDLHSMVNSTNLRFWRTYHNSGKFDLTDLTHPHIWYPKAREKKRNVFLHVGPTNSGKTYSALKRLEASSSGVYCGPLRLLAREIAQRLNKVNIPCNLITGQERDEIEGAKHSSLTVEMADVTTDYQCAIIDEIQMVGCKSRGYSFTRALLGLCSDELHVCGDPAAVPLIQRILEATGDVVTVQYYERLSPLVPLKSPLGSFSNIKAGDCLVTFSRRGIYTLKKRIEREGKHLCSVVYGSLPPETRTKQATMFNDDTSDLNVLVASDAIGMGLNLNISRIIFSTMMKFDGFYNRELTVAEIKQIAGRAGRYGSKFPVGEVTCLNAEDLPLLHSSLKSASPIIERAGLFPTFDFLSLYSRLHGTDFFHPVLERFLEKAKLSPDYFIADCEDMLKVAAIVDDFPLGLYDKYLFCISPVDIRDDISVQGLVQFAENYARKGIVRLKEIFTPGTLQVPKTDNQLKELESVHKVLELYVWLSFRMDDSFPDREVAASQKSICSMLIEEYLERSGWQPQGRRKFLRGAQNLLQEYDELQLRKYFQEVNPGPK